In Amphiprion ocellaris isolate individual 3 ecotype Okinawa chromosome 2, ASM2253959v1, whole genome shotgun sequence, the genomic stretch ATGTGAGGTCTGCGGTTGGGTTCAATCCTGTTAGAGTTCAGAGCACTCTGCAGATTCTTAGCTGCTTGGTTCAAGGATGGAAGGATGCTATCCGATGTCTCTTTGTCTCCACAAGAGCACAGAAGGACTTCATTGATCTCCTCGTCGATCTTTTGAGAGAGGATGGTGGGAAACACACCATTCACACGCTCAAGCACACTCTTCCTCAGGGCCGAGTCACGGCATGCAAGGTTCAGTATGAACAGACCTGGCAGAGAGCGATAaggacagaaaatacaaaaaggaATGTAAACACAAAAACCTAGCAAGACATAATAGGATTTTGGAATGAGACTGCTGAAGGTTTATAAGTCTCTAATAAAGCCACCAGAAGGCACAACAGCTTTTCAATATGCCAGCGGTTTGATAGTTTGGTCattatttcactgaaaatacaacattttcaaacaaagaaACTGTTAGTGTTTCTGTACCTCTGGGAGTTAGCAAGCTGGAGACTTTCTGCAGGATGGGTGTTTCTACAAAAGCAGCCGGAGGACAGCTCATACCCAAAGTGCTATCTTTATTGTCTACATCGAACATGATGGCATCGAACAATCGACCACCTACACAGAGAGAAAGCCACAGTCACTTCTTGCCATTGTTAATATATTCACTGTTGCAACCAAATTTTGTGCTGCTCCTTCACTGACCTTCTTTCTCCAAAGCACAGATTCGTTCAAGGCCATCCCCAAGAGTGACAGTCAAACGATCATCTGGTTGGAACCCGAACCACGTCTTTGCAACTTCCAGAACATCAGGGTCCAGTTCTACAACCTCAACAGTGACACTGGGCACAAAGTCCCGCAGGAACTGAGGCAGGCCTCCTCCACCGAGCCCCACCAGAAGCACTGACACTGGGACATCTAGGAAGCAAGATGAGGTGGGAgtagagaaaacacacaggtaAACTGGAataattgtgtattttattacacTGACACGGAGGCATAAAACAGACAGTCACACACCTTTGTTCTTTGGCAATCCCAGACCAAGCAAAGCAAGACCAGCCACCATGACTTCATGATGAGCGCAGCAGAGGAAGCCACTGTCCACTGACAGAGGGGATGAGGATGTTACTGGAGCAGCTGTTGCCTTggatttctttttgttctttttcttttgactTGAGACTGCAAGGACACAAATACGCATTTATATAGTATTTTTGCAATTCAAATTATGTATTTGTATGCCTTTGTTTAGTGTGTTTCTATATTTATCCACTTCTAACCTGATATTAACTGTTGTGCCAGGACATTTTGTTcttaaactgtgaaaataaatgttcaCACACACCGCTATACCACAACATTACAActacctgcctaatattgtgcaggggtttttaatgttatggctcACTGGTGTATCTATGTGCATTGTTGGTGGTGTTTGATCAGTTCATTTGCTGTAAAAAAGAGGGTTCTTTATGTATCTTCCAGGCAAATACAGCTGAACCAGATGTTTCTCAGCTTCAGAACAGCAAACTTCCAGAGGATGAAAGAACTGCAGCATACCAGCCTTTAACTGAGCATACAGACTAACGTTTCAACACAACTATGACTCTGATGAAGACACAATAGTATTAAAACATTAGTTTGTTTGTCCAATTAAAGACTATGAATTAATTAGTGTGCTACAGTTCTGCTTTTATCATCTAgctgaataatttattttattaagatCATGAAGAAAAGATGCATTATAATAACCTGAGAGAAAAGCGGATGGAAATAAGAAATTACCAGTATTTGATGAGACAAGACGGCTCTCTGACTGGACAAGGGCAGCGTTAGACATGAACACAAGTCTGCGATACAgttctccatcttctcctttGACGTTCTCCACAATAAACTCCCCACTCAGCTGACTCACACCCCTGCTGACCTCCTCTCGCCAACCAAGGTCACCTCCCACTGACAGAAAGGGCACCTGATTGGGGATAGAGAGCTcaaattaatgcatttattttggtgacataacatgttttgttgttttaaaaagcattttaaaaaggaagatttatgtgtgtttacctgATGGTTGGCTGGCATGCCTGGGGGAGCCAAATCCATCACCATAGGTGAGAGTTCTGACTGGACAGCTTGCATGTCTTTGTACTCCTGATTCCTGTGCATTGCAACTATGACCAGGCGCCGAAAGTTAGCACTGGCTGCCAGCTGCCTTCGGCCCTCAGTGGAGCTGTAGAGCCAAGCTGTCTCACTCCCCTGAGGCACTGATTGAACAAGAAGGGCAATCATCaaagaagaataaaatacaACCAGTGTGACTTATACAATAaggcagacacacaaagagatgACAAAAGAGCTCACCAATAAATATAGCAAACTGGTTTGGTCTTGGCACTTTGGCGCCAGGGAGGGAATCTTGTATTGTGAGAGTGTATCTGGGAAGGCCGGTCTTGGCGTGGCAGAGAGTTAGCGAGAGGTTTGAGCTGGCATCAGTGCCTGTGCGGAGCCTCTTTCTCAAGACAAAATAAGCCTGATGTTCCTTCACAGCCGACAATAGCTCTGACACCTGTGTGTGACGGACCGGGGCTCCATCCTCTCCGAGGCACATCTCTAGAATGGGCATGGGCATCGGCTGACGGAACTTGGTGCAGACCAGAACAAACACAGGCAGAGCAAAGGAGTCTTCATCTGGCCCAGTTTCTTCCTGCAGGCAGTGGAGCCTCACCGCCCACCCAAGCTGAACGAAATGATCCACTACTAACTTTATGACACTCTCCTGAGCCAATGTCACACAGACGTACCGCCCACCGACTTTTAGCACACGGCCCACCTGCAAACACAATAAATCGGTGAGAAGAATACAAAGATGTACACTGGTGATACAGAAAATTATGTATACTTGGTTTCTTACCTCAGTGAGCATGTTCCTGGCCAAAGTTCCTTCCTCTTCAGATGCCACTGCATCCAGGGTGGCCTTGTCCAGAGCAGCCTGGTAGCTGGCGTCTTCATATGGGGTTTGTGTAGCATCCACTTGATGAAAGGCGAGACCTGGTCTGCGCTCGGCATTTCTCTGGGTCATGTGGGTCACCACTGTCTCACTGATGTCTATATTGGTGATATGTTTGTAGCCGACATCATACAGCTGTTCACTCAACTCTGAGCTACCACAACCAACCACCAGCACCTGAAGGAGCAATTACAGCATATTTAACTTCTGGGTCACGAATACACACACCCTCAATGCATTGTTTTATGCAACTGTGGtttactttgtttctttttactctGTGGTGACttgtgtgcttgtttttgtcGATTCATGACTTTTGTATTTGCTTATATGCACATAGAGGTAAGACTTCCTCCATACACCTTTAGGTTGTTAgtagtttttttaaacaacaatttgcttttgctgttttgatggactgtgaaaaataaataaaattaaaaaggacagaaacacagcaCACACTTACCTATTTGGTATCACATGCAAAGTGCATGGAAGAAAAATGTGCTGCTACATAAACAGCATTGACACCATTTACATATAGTATatgacaaaagtgagtacactcctgtgcaatatcacatctcaaatgattcaaaattgtgtCAAATTTTATCTACAAAGCACCATCCATAACATATGTCCtttcacatagtaaggtgaagacctttaaaaaactacagagaaaccCAACATTTGAATGAGCGCTTGGCAACAATGGGACACTCATTCATGGCGCCATCCATAAATGTCATCCTCCCCAATGCTTGTTGCAC encodes the following:
- the mettl13 gene encoding eEF1A lysine and N-terminal methyltransferase isoform X2; its protein translation is MVLVVGCGSSELSEQLYDVGYKHITNIDISETVVTHMTQRNAERRPGLAFHQVDATQTPYEDASYQAALDKATLDAVASEEEGTLARNMLTEVGRVLKVGGRYVCVTLAQESVIKLVVDHFVQLGWAVRLHCLQEETGPDEDSFALPVFVLVCTKFRQPMPMPILEMCLGEDGAPVRHTQVSELLSAVKEHQAYFVLRKRLRTGTDASSNLSLTLCHAKTGLPRYTLTIQDSLPGAKVPRPNQFAIFIVPQGSETAWLYSSTEGRRQLAASANFRRLVIVAMHRNQEYKDMQAVQSELSPMVMDLAPPGMPANHQVPFLSVGGDLGWREEVSRGVSQLSGEFIVENVKGEDGELYRRLVFMSNAALVQSESRLVSSNTVSSQKKKNKKKSKATAAPVTSSSPLSVDSGFLCCAHHEVMVAGLALLGLGLPKNKDVPVSVLLVGLGGGGLPQFLRDFVPSVTVEVVELDPDVLEVAKTWFGFQPDDRLTVTLGDGLERICALEKEGGRLFDAIMFDVDNKDSTLGMSCPPAAFVETPILQKVSSLLTPRGLFILNLACRDSALRKSVLERVNGVFPTILSQKIDEEINEVLLCSCGDKETSDSILPSLNQAAKNLQSALNSNRIEPNRRPHIDIAELLKNLKVA
- the mettl13 gene encoding eEF1A lysine and N-terminal methyltransferase isoform X1; translated protein: MSLLPRTAEEFSSAEYWERFFKKHGEKAFEWYGDYNKLCGVLHKYIKVQDKVLVVGCGSSELSEQLYDVGYKHITNIDISETVVTHMTQRNAERRPGLAFHQVDATQTPYEDASYQAALDKATLDAVASEEEGTLARNMLTEVGRVLKVGGRYVCVTLAQESVIKLVVDHFVQLGWAVRLHCLQEETGPDEDSFALPVFVLVCTKFRQPMPMPILEMCLGEDGAPVRHTQVSELLSAVKEHQAYFVLRKRLRTGTDASSNLSLTLCHAKTGLPRYTLTIQDSLPGAKVPRPNQFAIFIVPQGSETAWLYSSTEGRRQLAASANFRRLVIVAMHRNQEYKDMQAVQSELSPMVMDLAPPGMPANHQVPFLSVGGDLGWREEVSRGVSQLSGEFIVENVKGEDGELYRRLVFMSNAALVQSESRLVSSNTVSSQKKKNKKKSKATAAPVTSSSPLSVDSGFLCCAHHEVMVAGLALLGLGLPKNKDVPVSVLLVGLGGGGLPQFLRDFVPSVTVEVVELDPDVLEVAKTWFGFQPDDRLTVTLGDGLERICALEKEGGRLFDAIMFDVDNKDSTLGMSCPPAAFVETPILQKVSSLLTPRGLFILNLACRDSALRKSVLERVNGVFPTILSQKIDEEINEVLLCSCGDKETSDSILPSLNQAAKNLQSALNSNRIEPNRRPHIDIAELLKNLKVA